The genomic segment TCGATTTGGACCGGCGTAATCCGGTCCGCGGGAGTAAATCCGAAGATGCGGGAATAGAAGTAAATCTCGGCTTCGATCGATCGCTGAATATTGGCGGCTTCGCGGAAGCCGTGGCCTTCGGTGGGAAATACGACATACGCGAACGGCAAGCTCTTTGCCCGGAGCGCCGCGATCATCGTCTCGGCCTGGGAAGG from the Terriglobia bacterium genome contains:
- a CDS encoding prolyl oligopeptidase family serine peptidase yields the protein PSQAETMIAALRAKSLPFAYVVFPTEGHGFREAANIQRSIEAEIYFYSRIFGFTPADRITPVQIENESHIKRR